In the Paenibacillus sp. FSL R7-0337 genome, ACCGCCGACATTATCTCCAGTGACATTAATAGTGCGGCAAGTGCTGTGCAGGACAAAATAGACGCTCTTGATCTCCCGGACGGCGTGACCATTACCTTCGGCGGAGTCACCGAGCAGATTAATGAGACCTTTGGGCAGCTTGGCATCGCCATGCTGGCGGCTATTGCGATTGTATACTTCGTGCTCGTAGTCACCTTCGGCGGCGGTCTGGCACCGTTCGCCATCCTGTTCTCCCTGCCGTTCACAGTCATCGGCGCTCTTGTCGCCCTGCTCCTGGCTGGCGAGACCTTGAACGTCTCGGCACTAATGGGCGCACTGATGCTGATCGGAATCGTGGTCACCAATGCGATTGTCTTAATTGACCGCGTCATCCATAAGGAGCAAGAGGGGATGTCTACCCGCAAGGCGCTGCTTGAAGCTGGCGCTACGCGTCTTCGCCCGATTCTCATGACTGCGCTCGCGACCATTGGGGCTCTGCTGCCACTGGTTACCGGCCTTGAGAACAGCGCCGGAATCATCTCCAAGGGACTTGGCGTAACCGTCATCGGCGGTCTGGTCAGTTCCACGCTGCTGACCCTGGTCGTTGTACCGGTGGTGTATGAGTTCCTGATGAAGTTTCGGAGCAAGAAAACTTACGAATAAATAGGGGATGAACTTCAGTTTCAGTTATGTGGGGTGAACGTAAGAACATAGCGTAAAGCTCAGACGTCACTACGGTGGATATTTGGACTTCCGGCCGCTGTTGTCTCCAGATTTCTTGATGGTACCGCTTGTTGCGGTAGAACTCCGGAGACAAAGGCGGACGCTACCGCTCCTACAGTTCCAAAATCCTCCTCCGATCCTACACGCTTTTTGCATTTTCTCCAGGTCACAACCTAATAAAGTGAAAGCTTAAGTTCAAGACCCCCACGAGCAGAATAAGGCGCCCTTCCGATTGATGGAAGGGCGCCTTATTGAATGAGTATGGTTGCTTATTAAGCCATGGCTGCTGCGCTGCTCTCCAGCGAAGCCTTCCAGGCACGCAGCATGTGCAGATCCTGCGGCAGGAATTCCTCCAGCATATGGCTGAGCCCCAGATAGAGCGGGCTGTCGGTTGCAGCGTTCATTCTTTCACAGAATTGTGGAGTCCACTTCAGCAGATGCTCTTCGAGGAACTTCTCCTGAATCTCCAGAAGCTCCATCGCACTGCGGATTGAGAAGCTGTTGTACAGCATCCGCTCATGCATCACCGCCATGAATTCCAGTTCAATGGCAATATGGTCGTCAGCTTCGCCGCTGCACTTCTTGAAGACAATGCCCGCCGATGCGTACACATCCGACAGCACGTTGCAGAATTCTTCCTCACGCCCCAGCTGAGCCGCTTCACGGGCTACGAAGGAGCTTACGGCGCGTTCGTTCATCAGACGTTTGTATTCGAGCTTTTCTTTCTCGCAGATCGCCGGGAGCATGGATGGCTCCTGGCTGCACAGGTAACGCTTCAGCTCACGGCCGCCTTCGGTCATCTCCGCAGCGACACTCATCTCACGGTTACGGCTCCACTGGGCGACCAGTGAGAGTGAGGGTTTTCTTCCATAGAAGTCCACCAGTAGCTGATATATTAATCCCCGACTCTCCAGCCAGCGGCTGCAAGCCTCCGGCACGACAAGCGATGGAACGGTTGGTATAGTCATTTTGCAAATCCTCCCTACTTAGTTTGCCGGATGCCCGGGGGAACCTGGGGTTGCCTCCTGAATCTTCCGGTTATCATAGCTGTGCTTCGCAAAAGTAAAAGGTTATAAAGTTTGAATCTTCCGCACCTAAATTATATCGAATATGTTAAACGCTTTCGGTGAGCATTCTATGACCATTCCCGGTAATTGTCGCACTTTTGTCATAATTAGGATGCTCCTTTACCTTTCTGTCCCCTATGCTTTAGGTTGTCTGCTTGTGCATTGACGCGGCGGGATGCTTTCTTTAAAATTTAAACTAAAATCAACAGGTGAAGGAGCAACGTTATGGAGCCGCTAACAGATCCTTTTGGACGCATACATGATTACCTCCGTATCTCGGTTACAGACCGCTGCAACCTGCGCTGTATCTATTGTATGCCCGCCGAAGGAATGCAATTCCAGCCGCAGGACGAGATTATGAGTTACGAGGAAATTGCCGCTGTGGTCGAGGCGCTGGCCCCGCTGGGCTTGAGGAAGGTCCGGCTAACCGGGGGCGAGCCGCTGGTCCGCAAGGATCTGGAGAAGCTGGTCTCTATGATCGCCGCCATACCCGGCATCGAAGATATATCATTGACTACGAATGGACTGATGCTTCCAGCCAAAGCGTCTGTCCTGAAGCAGGCCGGACTGTCACGTGTGAACATCAGCCTGGATTCGCTGCGGCCGGAGCGCTTCTCGATGATTACCCGGGGCGGCGATGTCGCCAAGGTGTTGAAGGGAATTGAAGCCGCAGAAGCTGCGGGCTTGTCCCCGATTAAGCTGAATGTCGTGCTGATGAAGGGGATCAACGATGATGAGATCAAGGACTTCATTGCCTTGACTCTGAACAGTCCGCTGAATGTGCGCTTCATTGAATATATGCCGATCGGCAGCGCCAGCGATGTCTGGCGGCAGACCTATCTGCCGCTGGAGACTGTAGTGGAGGCCTGCAAGGAAGCGGGCTGGACCACCGAGGAGGCTGACATGCCTTCCGGGAACGGACCTTCGCAGAATAGGCGTGTCACCGGTGCAAAAGGGACCTTCGGGCTGATCCACCCGGTCAGCGAGCATTTCTGCGACAATTGCAACCGGCTGCGCCTGACCGCCGACGGCAACATCAAAGCCTGCCTGTACTGGCAAGACGAATATAATGTGCGCCCACTGATCAGCGACCCCGCTGCCGTGCAGGCCCTGTTCCGCCAGGCGCTCGGCAACAAGCCTCATAACCACGAAATGGCGCTGGCCCTAGAGCACAAAACCCAGAGTCACACGCCAACCGCCCGCCGCATGTCGCAGATTGGGGGGTAGGACGCCGGTAGTTAAGGATGGGAGCTTGCTAGAATAATGTGAGCATTAGGCTTTAATCCTCACGAAGTAGACGATTGGAAATAGCCTGCTGAACGTACCAATCTTTTAGAAAGAGGATACGTTTATGCTAGACTTGGCACAAACTTAAACAAAAAGATGGGCTACCGAATTGAAGGTTTTATCCTACCTTCAATCAGTAGCCCAAATATTATTATGCTAACAATTAAAGTTTCCAGCCTCCGAAGGACCCATGCATTTTACTTTATCCTTGATTAACTGATAACCATAATAAGGAATAAGGATGTTGTACAAGTCACTAGCAGTAGCATCATAGTCAACTGAAAATAGATAGCCGTTCTCGTTGGTTGTCCAGCTGCTACAGCTTGGTTTACAGCAGTCGCTCCATCTGTATGTGCTTGTTCCATCGTACTGAATCAAAACTTTCGTCAATACAGTAGCTTAGAGTCCTATTCTATAGGTCTCATTGATCGTGCTGAAGCTTCAAATCGTTCTTCGAAGAAAGGCCTCTAGAATCCATTTACCCGTATTCTCATCGTTAAGTCTAACT is a window encoding:
- a CDS encoding molecular chaperone TorD family protein is translated as MTIPTVPSLVVPEACSRWLESRGLIYQLLVDFYGRKPSLSLVAQWSRNREMSVAAEMTEGGRELKRYLCSQEPSMLPAICEKEKLEYKRLMNERAVSSFVAREAAQLGREEEFCNVLSDVYASAGIVFKKCSGEADDHIAIELEFMAVMHERMLYNSFSIRSAMELLEIQEKFLEEHLLKWTPQFCERMNAATDSPLYLGLSHMLEEFLPQDLHMLRAWKASLESSAAAMA
- the moaA gene encoding GTP 3',8-cyclase MoaA, producing the protein MEPLTDPFGRIHDYLRISVTDRCNLRCIYCMPAEGMQFQPQDEIMSYEEIAAVVEALAPLGLRKVRLTGGEPLVRKDLEKLVSMIAAIPGIEDISLTTNGLMLPAKASVLKQAGLSRVNISLDSLRPERFSMITRGGDVAKVLKGIEAAEAAGLSPIKLNVVLMKGINDDEIKDFIALTLNSPLNVRFIEYMPIGSASDVWRQTYLPLETVVEACKEAGWTTEEADMPSGNGPSQNRRVTGAKGTFGLIHPVSEHFCDNCNRLRLTADGNIKACLYWQDEYNVRPLISDPAAVQALFRQALGNKPHNHEMALALEHKTQSHTPTARRMSQIGG